A stretch of Mycobacterium sp. ITM-2016-00316 DNA encodes these proteins:
- a CDS encoding DoxX family protein, which produces MTAEPQNLTDWQRPASAQLVDPEEDLPSSTYGGDFETTAIPRYDVDGSSKPDQSPFGLLNDPEPLPYVSPAQPNPYAAAPAAPTEIGPYDAEQQIRHAGRRGTTDLGLMLLRVGLGALLIVHGLQKIFGWWGGAGLSGFEGSLADLGYQHAGLLTYVGAGAQVAAGLLLVLGLFTPLAAAAALAYSVNALLASIAAEPGVSFVDFVIPTGHEHQATLVLVAAALTLTGPGRYGLDAGRGWSRRPFVGSFLALLLGIGVGIGMWVLLNGANPLG; this is translated from the coding sequence GTGACCGCTGAACCTCAGAACCTGACCGACTGGCAACGGCCGGCGTCGGCGCAGTTGGTCGACCCCGAAGAAGACCTCCCCTCGTCGACCTACGGGGGAGACTTCGAAACGACTGCCATCCCGCGCTATGACGTCGATGGCTCATCCAAGCCCGATCAGTCACCCTTCGGGCTGCTCAACGACCCCGAGCCGCTGCCCTATGTCTCTCCGGCGCAGCCCAACCCGTACGCCGCGGCACCGGCCGCCCCGACCGAGATCGGCCCCTACGACGCCGAGCAGCAGATTCGCCATGCCGGCCGTCGTGGCACCACCGACCTGGGCTTGATGCTGCTGCGGGTCGGCCTGGGCGCACTGCTGATCGTGCACGGGCTGCAGAAGATCTTCGGCTGGTGGGGCGGCGCGGGCCTGAGCGGTTTCGAGGGTTCGCTGGCCGACCTCGGCTACCAGCACGCCGGCCTGTTGACCTATGTCGGCGCCGGAGCGCAGGTCGCTGCCGGGCTGCTGCTGGTGCTCGGGCTGTTCACCCCGCTGGCTGCGGCCGCCGCGCTGGCCTACTCGGTCAATGCGCTGCTGGCTTCCATTGCCGCCGAACCCGGCGTCAGCTTCGTCGATTTCGTCATCCCGACCGGGCACGAGCACCAGGCGACCCTGGTGCTGGTCGCCGCGGCGCTCACCCTGACCGGTCCCGGGCGCTACGGCCTCGACGCCGGCCGCGGGTGGTCCCGGCGCCCGTTCGTCGGATCGTTCCTGGCGCTGCTGCTCGGCATCGGTGTCGGCATCGGCATGTGGGTGCTGCTCAACGGCGCCAACCCGCTCGGGTAG
- a CDS encoding ATP-dependent 6-phosphofructokinase: MRIGVLTGGGDCPGLNAVIRAVVRTSAVRYGSSVVGFQDGWRGLLEDRRIQLSNDDRNDRLLAKGGTMLGTARVNPDKLRAGLDQIKQTLEDNGIDVLIPIGGEGTLTAAHWLSEENVPVVGVPKTIDNDIDCTDVTFGHDTALHVATDAIDRLHSTAESHQRVMLVEVMGRHAGWIALNAGLASGAHMTLIPEQPFDVEEVCRLVKQRFVRGDSHFICVVAEGAKPAEGSMQLKQGGTDEFGHEKFTGVAHQLGVEIEKRINKEVRVTVLGHVQRGGTPTPYDRVLATRFGVNAADAAHAGEYGMMVSLRGQEIGRVPLADAVRQLKLVPQSRYDDAAEFFG, encoded by the coding sequence ATGCGTATTGGTGTTCTCACCGGTGGTGGTGACTGTCCTGGCCTGAATGCGGTGATCCGCGCGGTGGTGCGCACCAGTGCGGTGCGGTACGGCTCATCGGTCGTCGGTTTCCAGGACGGCTGGCGCGGTTTGTTGGAGGACCGCCGCATCCAGCTGTCGAACGACGACCGCAATGACCGGCTGCTCGCCAAGGGCGGCACCATGCTGGGCACCGCGCGCGTCAACCCGGACAAGCTGCGTGCCGGTCTGGACCAGATCAAGCAGACCCTCGAAGACAACGGCATCGACGTCCTGATCCCGATCGGTGGTGAGGGCACGCTGACCGCGGCGCACTGGCTGTCCGAAGAGAACGTGCCGGTGGTCGGTGTGCCCAAGACCATCGACAACGATATCGATTGCACCGACGTCACTTTCGGGCACGACACCGCGTTGCATGTCGCGACCGATGCCATCGACCGGCTGCACAGCACCGCCGAATCGCACCAGCGGGTGATGCTGGTCGAGGTGATGGGCCGCCACGCCGGTTGGATCGCGCTCAACGCCGGCCTGGCCTCGGGCGCGCACATGACGCTGATCCCGGAGCAGCCTTTCGATGTCGAAGAAGTGTGCCGGCTGGTCAAACAGCGCTTCGTTCGCGGTGATTCGCATTTCATCTGCGTGGTGGCCGAGGGCGCCAAGCCGGCCGAGGGTTCGATGCAGCTGAAGCAGGGTGGCACCGACGAATTCGGGCACGAGAAGTTCACCGGTGTGGCGCACCAGCTCGGCGTCGAGATCGAGAAGCGGATCAACAAGGAAGTGCGGGTGACGGTGCTCGGCCACGTGCAGCGTGGCGGCACCCCGACGCCCTATGACCGCGTGCTGGCCACCAGATTCGGCGTCAACGCCGCCGACGCCGCGCATGCGGGTGAGTACGGGATGATGGTGTCGCTGCGCGGGCAGGAAATCGGCCGGGTCCCGCTGGCCGACGCGGTGCGCCAGCTCAAGCTGGTTCCGCAAAGCCGCTACGACGATGCCGCGGAGTTCTTCGGCTGA
- the poxB gene encoding ubiquinone-dependent pyruvate dehydrogenase, which produces MTTLADHVILTLQASGVTRMYGLPGDSLNGLTDAIRRADDFNWEHVRHEETAGFAAAGDAALTGQLAVCAGSCGPGNLHLINGLFDAQRSRVPVLAIAAHIPQSEIGSEYFQETRPQELFRECSVYCELVTTPESAPRVLQMAMRAAIEENGVAVVVIPGEIFLHKAGDLRVSPVLPTHSICRPADDELRRAATILNNSDKITILAGAGAEGAHDELVTLAATLKAPVVHALRGKEFVEYDNPYDVGMTGLLGFASGYKAIKEAEVLLMLGTDFPYRQFYPEHATVIQVDVRGRNLGRRTPIDLGMVGYVGDTLAALQPLLSTKDDRTHLDRSLKHYRKTRRRLDELAVNDRDKTPIRPEYLAAEADRLAAADAVFTVDVGSPVVWAARYLTMNGRRRLLGSFNHGTMACALPLAIGAQTVDRNRQVVAFAGDGGLTMLFGELITLSQNRLPVKVIVFNNSSLNFVELEMKAAGIVTFGTDLQNPDFAAVARSLGLFGRRVERPGDLESALTAAFAHDGPALIDVVTARQELSIPPAITVEQAKGFSLYAIRTILAGRSDELLDLVSTNVARRILD; this is translated from the coding sequence ATGACCACACTTGCCGATCACGTCATCTTGACACTGCAGGCCAGTGGGGTCACACGCATGTACGGACTGCCCGGGGACAGCCTCAACGGGCTGACCGACGCCATCCGGCGCGCCGACGACTTCAACTGGGAACACGTCCGCCATGAGGAGACGGCGGGTTTCGCGGCGGCCGGTGATGCGGCGCTGACCGGGCAGCTCGCGGTCTGTGCCGGCAGTTGCGGGCCGGGCAACCTGCACCTGATCAACGGGCTGTTCGACGCCCAGCGCAGCCGGGTGCCGGTGCTGGCCATCGCCGCGCACATCCCGCAGTCCGAGATCGGCTCGGAGTACTTCCAGGAGACCCGCCCGCAGGAACTGTTCCGCGAATGCAGTGTCTACTGCGAGCTGGTCACCACCCCGGAGTCCGCGCCGCGGGTGCTGCAGATGGCCATGCGCGCCGCCATCGAGGAGAACGGTGTCGCCGTCGTCGTCATTCCGGGCGAAATCTTCCTGCACAAGGCCGGTGACCTCAGAGTCAGCCCGGTGCTGCCCACCCACTCGATATGCCGGCCCGCCGACGATGAACTGCGTCGCGCCGCAACGATTCTCAACAACTCCGACAAGATCACCATCCTCGCCGGCGCCGGGGCCGAGGGTGCCCACGACGAGCTGGTGACGCTGGCGGCCACCCTGAAGGCGCCGGTGGTCCATGCCCTGCGCGGCAAGGAATTCGTCGAATACGACAATCCGTACGACGTCGGAATGACGGGCCTGCTCGGATTCGCCTCCGGCTACAAGGCCATCAAAGAGGCCGAGGTGCTGCTCATGCTGGGCACCGACTTCCCGTACCGGCAGTTCTATCCCGAGCACGCCACCGTCATCCAGGTGGACGTCCGCGGCCGAAACCTGGGCCGGCGTACCCCGATCGACCTCGGGATGGTCGGATACGTCGGCGACACCCTGGCCGCCCTGCAGCCACTGCTGAGCACCAAGGACGACCGCACGCACCTGGACCGGTCGCTGAAGCACTACCGAAAGACCCGCCGCCGGCTCGACGAGCTCGCCGTCAACGATCGCGACAAGACCCCCATCCGGCCGGAATACCTTGCCGCCGAGGCAGATCGGCTGGCCGCTGCGGATGCGGTGTTCACCGTCGACGTCGGGTCGCCGGTGGTGTGGGCGGCGCGCTATCTGACCATGAACGGCCGCAGGCGCCTGCTCGGCTCGTTCAACCACGGCACCATGGCCTGCGCGCTGCCGCTGGCCATCGGCGCCCAGACGGTGGACCGCAACCGGCAGGTGGTGGCCTTTGCCGGCGACGGCGGACTGACCATGCTGTTCGGGGAGCTGATCACCCTGAGCCAGAACCGGTTGCCGGTGAAGGTGATCGTGTTCAACAACTCGTCGCTGAACTTCGTGGAGCTGGAGATGAAGGCGGCCGGCATCGTGACCTTCGGCACCGATCTGCAGAATCCCGACTTCGCGGCGGTCGCGCGGTCCCTGGGGCTCTTCGGTCGGCGGGTGGAACGGCCCGGCGACCTGGAATCCGCGCTCACCGCGGCCTTCGCCCATGACGGCCCGGCGCTGATCGACGTGGTGACCGCGCGTCAGGAACTGTCCATCCCGCCGGCCATCACCGTCGAGCAGGCCAAGGGTTTCTCGCTGTACGCGATCCGCACCATCCTGGCCGGACGGTCCGACGAGTTGCTGGATCTGGTCAGCACCAACGTGGCACGCCGCATCCTGGACTGA
- a CDS encoding amino acid-binding protein yields the protein MPSYLLRVQLEDRPGSLGSLAVALGSVGADILSLDVVERGAGYAIDDLVVELPPGAMPDSLITAAEHIKGVYVDSVRPHTGLLEAHRELELIDHIAAARGRSDKLHVLAQDAPRVLRVSWCTVVRSTAEGVERVAGSPGAPETQATTAPWLPLEHAAALDATADWVPQVWRDIDTALAAAPLGDPSIAVVLGRAGGPAFRPSEVARLGYLAGIVATILR from the coding sequence GTGCCGTCATATCTGCTGCGGGTCCAGCTGGAGGACCGACCGGGCAGCCTCGGCTCACTGGCCGTCGCACTCGGTTCGGTGGGTGCCGACATCCTGTCCCTCGACGTCGTCGAGCGCGGCGCCGGCTACGCCATCGACGATCTGGTGGTCGAACTGCCGCCCGGCGCGATGCCCGACTCGCTGATCACCGCCGCCGAGCACATCAAGGGCGTCTACGTCGACAGCGTGCGCCCGCACACCGGGCTGCTGGAAGCCCACCGCGAACTCGAGCTCATCGACCACATCGCCGCGGCGCGGGGCCGGTCCGACAAACTGCACGTGCTCGCCCAGGACGCGCCACGTGTGCTGCGGGTGAGCTGGTGCACCGTGGTCCGCTCCACCGCCGAGGGCGTCGAGCGCGTCGCCGGCAGCCCGGGCGCACCGGAGACCCAGGCCACCACCGCCCCCTGGCTCCCGCTGGAACACGCCGCGGCGCTGGACGCCACCGCGGACTGGGTGCCGCAGGTGTGGCGCGATATCGACACCGCGCTGGCGGCAGCCCCGCTGGGCGACCCGTCGATCGCGGTCGTGCTCGGCCGTGCGGGTGGCCCGGCGTTCCGACCGTCGGAGGTGGCCCGGCTGGGCTACCTGGCCGGCATCGTGGCGACCATCCTTCGCTGA
- a CDS encoding peroxidase, which translates to MTETLEVDDIQHILLTRTPAITGRYEFLTFDTPAGGRAWLTALLDRVQSASEATTMMDESDRWVTLAFTWTGLRALGVPGESLATFPDAFREGMAARAAILGDAGTSAPEHWLGGLAGDDVHAIAILFSRTDEQCARSIEEHDKLLARTAGVRSLSFLDLNASPPFNYAHDHFGFRDRLSQPVMKGSGEEPTPGSGDALEPGEFILGYPDENGPVANLPQPEVLSRNGSFMAYRRLQEHVGTFRDYLSDHADTPQEQELLAAKFMGRWRSGAPLVLAPEHDDPGLGADPMRNNDFNYKEMDPHGYACPLGSHARRLNPRDTAHYMNRRRMIRRGATYGPALPDGAPEDGIERGIAAFIICADLVRQFEFAQNVWINDKAFHELGNEHDPICGAQDGTLDFTVPKRPIRKVHKGLPAFTTLTGGAYFFLPGMSAMRYLAALGAEE; encoded by the coding sequence GTGACCGAGACGCTCGAGGTCGACGATATCCAGCACATCCTGTTGACCAGGACTCCGGCGATCACGGGGCGCTATGAGTTCCTGACGTTCGACACCCCGGCGGGCGGACGAGCGTGGCTGACCGCACTGCTCGATCGCGTGCAGTCCGCATCCGAGGCGACGACGATGATGGACGAATCGGACCGGTGGGTCACCCTGGCGTTCACCTGGACCGGCCTGCGTGCACTCGGCGTACCCGGGGAATCGCTGGCCACCTTCCCCGACGCGTTCCGCGAAGGGATGGCCGCCCGGGCCGCCATCCTCGGTGACGCCGGCACCAGTGCGCCCGAACACTGGCTCGGTGGGTTGGCCGGCGACGATGTGCACGCGATCGCGATCCTGTTTTCCCGCACCGATGAGCAGTGTGCCCGCTCCATCGAGGAACACGACAAGCTGCTCGCCCGCACCGCCGGTGTGCGCAGCCTGTCCTTTCTCGACCTCAACGCCTCACCGCCGTTCAACTATGCGCACGACCATTTCGGCTTCCGGGACCGATTGTCCCAGCCGGTGATGAAGGGATCAGGCGAGGAGCCGACTCCGGGATCTGGCGACGCGCTGGAACCGGGGGAGTTCATCCTCGGCTACCCCGACGAGAACGGCCCGGTCGCGAATCTTCCTCAGCCCGAGGTGTTGTCGCGCAACGGCAGCTTCATGGCCTACCGGAGGTTGCAGGAGCACGTCGGTACGTTTCGTGACTACCTGAGCGATCACGCGGACACCCCGCAAGAGCAGGAACTGCTGGCGGCCAAGTTCATGGGTCGCTGGCGCAGCGGTGCACCACTGGTACTGGCACCCGAGCATGACGATCCGGGGTTGGGGGCCGACCCCATGCGCAACAACGACTTCAACTACAAGGAGATGGATCCGCACGGGTACGCCTGCCCGCTCGGCTCGCACGCTCGCCGGCTCAACCCCCGCGACACGGCGCACTACATGAACCGCCGCCGGATGATCCGGCGCGGCGCGACCTACGGCCCGGCGCTGCCGGACGGGGCGCCCGAGGACGGCATCGAGCGCGGTATCGCGGCCTTCATCATCTGCGCGGATCTGGTGCGCCAGTTCGAGTTCGCGCAGAACGTCTGGATCAACGACAAGGCCTTCCACGAGTTGGGCAACGAACACGATCCGATCTGCGGCGCCCAGGACGGCACCCTGGACTTCACCGTGCCCAAACGTCCGATCCGCAAGGTGCACAAGGGTTTGCCGGCCTTCACCACCCTCACCGGTGGGGCGTACTTCTTTCTGCCCGGCATGTCGGCGATGAGGTACCTGGCCGCGCTGGGCGCGGAGGAGTGA
- a CDS encoding PQQ-dependent sugar dehydrogenase, which translates to MPVRLAVVLCAALLVGSGCARFDDAQSQPFTTQPAMTPPPPTKPEPPPPLPATPFPKECKATGVMQGCLASTSGLIMGGDSQSALVAERATGVIKEVSTKAEPVVKLVIPVDPAGDGGLLDIIKSPTYAQDRLMYAYISTPTDNRVVRIADGDPPKPILTGIPKGPTGNAGALVFTSPTTLVVQTGDAGDPALAADPASLAGKVLRIEQPTTVDQAPQTTALSGMGAGGSMCVDPADGALYITDRTPTADRVQRITKDSSVSTVWTWPDRPGVAGCAALDGTVLVNLVNTKQTVALRLAPDTGAVTGEPEVVRQDQHGHAWALAVSPDGNIWGATVNKTAGDAGNFDDVVFPLFPSGGGFPRSNADKT; encoded by the coding sequence ATGCCGGTGCGACTGGCGGTGGTGCTGTGCGCGGCGTTGCTGGTCGGTTCGGGATGTGCGCGGTTCGACGACGCCCAGTCCCAGCCGTTCACCACCCAACCCGCGATGACGCCTCCACCCCCGACCAAACCCGAGCCCCCACCACCGCTGCCGGCCACACCATTCCCGAAGGAGTGCAAGGCCACCGGGGTCATGCAGGGCTGCCTGGCGAGCACCAGTGGACTGATCATGGGCGGCGACAGCCAATCGGCGCTGGTCGCCGAGCGCGCCACCGGGGTGATCAAAGAGGTGTCGACGAAGGCCGAGCCCGTCGTCAAGCTCGTCATCCCGGTCGATCCGGCCGGTGACGGCGGCCTGCTCGACATCATCAAGTCACCGACCTATGCCCAGGACCGGCTGATGTACGCCTACATCAGCACGCCCACCGACAACCGTGTCGTGCGCATCGCCGACGGCGATCCCCCCAAACCGATCCTCACCGGGATCCCGAAGGGCCCGACCGGCAACGCCGGGGCGCTGGTCTTCACCAGCCCGACGACCCTGGTGGTGCAGACCGGTGACGCCGGAGACCCGGCGCTGGCCGCCGACCCTGCCTCGTTGGCCGGCAAGGTGCTGCGCATCGAGCAGCCGACGACCGTGGATCAGGCACCGCAGACCACTGCGCTGTCGGGGATGGGCGCCGGCGGCAGCATGTGCGTCGATCCGGCCGACGGCGCGCTCTACATCACCGATCGCACCCCGACAGCGGACCGGGTGCAGCGCATCACCAAGGATTCCAGCGTCTCGACGGTGTGGACATGGCCGGACCGCCCCGGGGTGGCCGGCTGCGCCGCGCTCGACGGCACCGTGCTGGTGAACCTGGTGAACACCAAGCAGACGGTGGCGCTGCGGTTGGCGCCCGATACCGGCGCGGTCACCGGTGAGCCCGAGGTGGTCCGCCAGGACCAGCACGGTCACGCGTGGGCACTCGCGGTCTCCCCGGACGGCAACATCTGGGGCGCCACGGTGAACAAGACCGCCGGCGACGCCGGAAACTTCGACGACGTGGTCTTCCCGCTGTTCCCGTCCGGTGGCGGGTTCCCCCGCAGCAACGCCGACAAGACGTAG
- a CDS encoding PH domain-containing protein, with amino-acid sequence MSDPSPLVIRISPMAHFAVFFLFLGLAALVFVWPSWTQILFVIPVLVSAAVVRYRTVADREKVTSRTLLSSRTVPWSDIDGLRFNRSSWARARLTDGSELTLPAVTFATLPLLTQVSGGRVPNPYE; translated from the coding sequence GTGAGTGACCCCTCCCCGCTTGTCATCCGCATCTCCCCGATGGCCCACTTCGCGGTGTTCTTTCTGTTCCTCGGGCTGGCGGCGCTGGTGTTCGTGTGGCCGAGCTGGACGCAGATCCTGTTCGTGATCCCGGTGCTGGTGTCGGCGGCCGTCGTGCGCTATCGGACGGTGGCCGACCGCGAAAAGGTGACCTCAAGGACGTTGCTGAGCAGCCGGACCGTGCCGTGGTCCGACATCGACGGCCTGCGCTTCAACCGATCCTCCTGGGCCAGGGCCCGGCTCACCGATGGCAGCGAATTGACGTTGCCCGCAGTGACGTTCGCGACCCTTCCGCTGCTGACACAGGTCAGCGGCGGACGGGTTCCGAATCCGTACGAGTGA
- the gatB gene encoding Asp-tRNA(Asn)/Glu-tRNA(Gln) amidotransferase subunit GatB: MSVDTAELLDYDDVIAEFDPVMGMEVHVELSTATKMFCGCANKFGAEPNTQVCPVCLGLPGSLPVLNQAAVESAIRIGLALNCDIAPWGRFARKNYFYPDQPKNYQISQYDEPIAIDGYLDVPLDDGTTWRIEIERAHMEEDTGKLTHLGSDTGRISGATTSLADFNRAGVPLIEIVTRPIEGAGERAPEIARAYVTALRDLLRGLDVSDVRMDQGSMRCDANLSLKPKGAKEFGTRTETKNVNSLKSVEVAVRYEMRRQAAVLRSGGTVTQETRHFHEDGHTNAGRSKETAQDYRYFPEPDLEPVAPSAELVERLRATIPELPWLVRNRVQQEWGISDEVMRDLVNNGAIDLVAATVAQGASSEAARAWWGNFLVQKANEAGVQVSDLPITPTQVAAVVKLVDEGKLSNKLARQVIEGVLAGEGEPEQVMNDRGLVVVRDDSLIQAAVNEALEANPDIAEKIRGGKVAAAGAIVGAVMKATKGQADAARVRELVLAACS, translated from the coding sequence ATGTCTGTCGATACCGCCGAACTTCTTGACTACGACGACGTCATCGCCGAGTTCGATCCCGTGATGGGCATGGAAGTGCACGTCGAGCTGTCCACCGCCACCAAGATGTTCTGTGGGTGCGCCAACAAGTTCGGCGCCGAGCCCAACACCCAGGTGTGCCCGGTGTGCCTGGGCCTGCCCGGCTCGCTGCCGGTGCTCAACCAGGCCGCGGTGGAATCGGCGATCCGGATCGGGTTGGCGCTCAACTGCGATATCGCGCCGTGGGGGCGTTTCGCCAGGAAGAACTATTTCTATCCGGATCAGCCGAAGAACTACCAGATCAGCCAGTACGACGAGCCGATCGCGATCGACGGCTACCTGGACGTGCCGCTCGACGACGGCACCACCTGGCGGATCGAGATCGAACGCGCGCACATGGAGGAGGACACCGGCAAGCTCACCCACCTCGGCAGTGACACCGGCCGGATCTCCGGTGCGACCACCTCGCTCGCCGACTTCAACCGGGCCGGTGTGCCGCTCATCGAGATCGTCACCCGCCCCATCGAGGGCGCCGGCGAACGAGCCCCGGAGATCGCGCGGGCGTATGTGACCGCGCTGCGCGATCTGCTGCGCGGACTGGATGTCTCCGATGTGCGGATGGACCAGGGATCGATGCGCTGTGATGCCAACCTGTCGTTGAAACCCAAGGGCGCCAAGGAATTCGGTACCCGTACCGAGACCAAGAACGTCAACTCGCTCAAGAGCGTCGAGGTCGCCGTCCGTTACGAGATGCGCCGGCAGGCGGCGGTGCTGCGCTCCGGTGGCACCGTCACCCAGGAGACCCGGCACTTCCACGAGGACGGCCACACCAACGCCGGGCGCAGCAAGGAGACCGCGCAGGACTACCGGTACTTCCCGGAGCCCGACCTGGAACCGGTGGCGCCGTCGGCCGAACTGGTGGAGCGGTTGCGCGCCACCATCCCGGAGCTTCCGTGGCTGGTGCGCAACCGCGTTCAGCAGGAGTGGGGCATCTCCGATGAGGTGATGCGCGACCTGGTCAACAACGGCGCGATCGACCTGGTGGCCGCGACCGTGGCCCAGGGCGCGTCCAGCGAAGCCGCCCGCGCCTGGTGGGGAAACTTCCTGGTGCAGAAGGCCAATGAAGCTGGAGTGCAAGTGTCCGACTTGCCGATCACGCCCACCCAGGTGGCCGCGGTGGTGAAGCTCGTCGACGAGGGCAAGCTGTCGAACAAGCTGGCCCGCCAGGTCATCGAGGGCGTGCTGGCCGGTGAGGGTGAGCCCGAGCAGGTGATGAACGACCGCGGTCTGGTCGTGGTGCGCGACGATTCGTTGATCCAGGCCGCCGTCAATGAAGCTCTCGAGGCTAATCCCGATATCGCCGAGAAGATCCGCGGCGGCAAGGTGGCTGCCGCCGGCGCGATCGTCGGCGCGGTGATGAAGGCGACCAAGGGCCAGGCCGACGCCGCGCGGGTGCGTGAACTGGTGCTCGCCGCCTGTTCCTGA
- the gatC gene encoding Asp-tRNA(Asn)/Glu-tRNA(Gln) amidotransferase subunit GatC, with translation MSQISRDEVAHLARLARLALTDGELDSFAGQLDAILAHVGQIQSVDVTGVEATDNPLKVLNVTRPDTVVPGLAQDEALAAAPRAEDGRFAVPRILGEAE, from the coding sequence GTGTCACAGATTTCCCGGGACGAGGTAGCGCACCTGGCGCGGCTGGCCCGGCTCGCCCTGACCGACGGTGAGCTGGACAGCTTCGCAGGCCAACTCGACGCCATCCTGGCCCATGTCGGCCAGATCCAATCCGTCGACGTCACCGGCGTCGAGGCCACGGACAACCCCTTGAAGGTCCTCAACGTCACCCGGCCGGACACCGTCGTGCCCGGTCTGGCGCAGGACGAGGCGCTGGCGGCGGCGCCGCGCGCCGAGGACGGACGGTTCGCCGTGCCCAGGATTCTCGGGGAGGCAGAGTGA
- the gatA gene encoding Asp-tRNA(Asn)/Glu-tRNA(Gln) amidotransferase subunit GatA: protein MTELIREDAATLGARIAAKEVSSTEVTQAHLDQIAATDERYHAFLHVAGDRALAAAAEIDAKVAAGEQLPSPLAGVPLALKDVFTTTDMPTTCGSKILEGWNPPYDATVTARLRAAGIPILGKTNMDEFAMGSSTENSAFGPTRNPWDTDRVPGGSGGGSAAALAAFQAPLAIGTDTGGSIRQPAALTSTVGVKPTYGTVSRYGLVACASSLDQGGPCARTVLDTALLHQVIAGHDGRDSTSVDAPVPDVVGAARAGATGDLKGVRIGVVKQLRGDGYQPGVLASFNTAVEQLTALGAEVTEVDCPHFDHAMAAYYLILPSEVSSNLARFDAMRFGLRVGDDGTHSAEEVMALTRAAGFGPEVKRRIMIGTYALSAGYYDAYYNQAQKVRTLIARDLDAAYQKVDVLVSPATPTTAFRLGEKVDDPLAMYLFDLCTLPLNLAGHCGMSVPSGLAAEDNLPVGLQIMAPALADDRLYRVGAAYEVARGVLPTAL from the coding sequence GTGACCGAACTCATCCGCGAGGACGCCGCCACGCTGGGCGCCCGGATCGCCGCCAAGGAGGTGTCCTCCACCGAGGTCACCCAGGCCCACCTGGACCAGATCGCCGCCACCGACGAGCGCTACCACGCCTTCCTGCACGTCGCGGGGGACAGGGCGTTGGCCGCGGCCGCCGAGATCGACGCCAAGGTGGCCGCGGGGGAGCAGCTCCCGTCCCCGCTGGCCGGTGTGCCGCTGGCACTCAAGGACGTGTTCACCACCACGGACATGCCGACCACCTGCGGGTCGAAGATCCTGGAGGGCTGGAACCCGCCGTATGACGCCACGGTCACCGCGCGGCTGCGCGCGGCCGGCATCCCGATTCTGGGCAAGACCAACATGGACGAGTTCGCCATGGGCAGCTCGACGGAGAACTCCGCGTTCGGTCCGACCCGCAACCCCTGGGACACCGACCGGGTGCCCGGCGGTTCCGGTGGTGGCAGCGCCGCCGCGCTCGCCGCGTTCCAGGCGCCACTGGCCATAGGCACCGATACCGGTGGCTCGATCCGCCAGCCCGCCGCCCTCACCTCGACCGTCGGCGTGAAGCCCACCTACGGCACCGTCAGCCGCTACGGGCTGGTGGCCTGCGCGTCGTCGCTGGACCAGGGCGGTCCGTGCGCGCGCACCGTGCTGGACACCGCGCTGCTGCATCAGGTCATCGCCGGCCATGACGGGCGGGACTCCACCTCGGTGGACGCCCCGGTGCCCGATGTCGTCGGCGCGGCCCGCGCCGGAGCGACCGGCGACCTGAAGGGTGTGCGCATCGGCGTGGTCAAGCAGTTGCGCGGGGACGGGTATCAGCCCGGCGTGCTGGCCTCGTTCAACACCGCCGTGGAACAGCTCACCGCGCTCGGGGCCGAGGTCACCGAGGTGGACTGCCCCCATTTCGATCACGCGATGGCGGCCTACTACCTGATCCTGCCCTCGGAGGTGTCCTCCAACCTGGCGCGCTTCGACGCCATGCGGTTCGGCCTGCGCGTCGGCGATGACGGCACGCACAGCGCCGAAGAGGTGATGGCGCTGACCCGCGCGGCCGGCTTCGGCCCGGAAGTCAAGCGCCGCATCATGATCGGTACCTACGCACTGTCGGCCGGCTACTACGACGCCTACTACAACCAGGCGCAGAAGGTTCGCACTCTGATCGCCCGCGATCTCGACGCGGCCTACCAGAAGGTGGACGTGCTGGTCTCACCGGCGACGCCGACCACCGCCTTCCGGCTGGGGGAGAAGGTCGACGATCCGCTGGCCATGTACCTGTTCGACCTGTGCACGCTGCCGCTGAACCTGGCCGGGCACTGCGGGATGTCGGTGCCGTCGGGCCTGGCGGCCGAGGACAATCTGCCCGTCGGGCTGCAGATCATGGCGCCGGCGCTGGCCGATGACCGGCTCTACCGGGTCGGTGCGGCCTACGAGGTCGCGCGGGGAGTGCTGCCCACCGCGCTGTAG